The genomic window CGTTCCATTATTACTGAATCCGATGAATCCATGCTCGAAATTGTAGACGGGAATGAAGAAAAAATTGGATCTTACGTCGTAAGCCCGATAGTGGCAAACGGGGATCCAATTGGATGCGTGATGATATTATCAAAAGACGATAAGAAATTAAGTGCTGTCGAGCATAAAGCAGTAGAAACTGCTGCAAGCTTTCTAGCTAGACAAATGGAATAAGGAAAAAAGATAAGGGCTAAACCTTTGGTAGTGAAAGCTTCCGGAGGTTTAGCCCTTTTTTTCTTTTCTTCCAATCTGAAGTGCGATATACTTGTGGGCATGTAAACGGATTTGTAAGAAAAAAGGGTGCGGTGAAATGGTTGAACATGTACGTATTGAAAAAGTATTAAATAATAATGTACTAATAGCGGAGCATCCAACCTATAAAGAGGTCGTCTTAATAGGGAAAGGGATAGGCTTTAATCGGAAGCAAGGGGAAACGGTTTCATTCGATAAGGCGGATAAAACGTTCTTACTAAAAGGGGAAAATGAAAAGGAACAATACATGAACCTTCTCCCCCATTTAGAGCAAGAACTAATTGATTTTATGAATGATGTCTTAGTGTACATTGAGGATCGAATGGGACAGGAGTTAAATGAACACATTCATATTGCCCTCACTGATCACATTGCGTTTGCTATTAATCGCGCGAAGAAAGAGATTTATTTCTCTAACCCTTTTTTATTTGAAATTGAATCTCTTTATGCAAAGGAATATCAAGTAGCACGTGAAGTAGTAGAAATGGTGCAAAAGCAAATGGGAATCGCGTTGCCAGAAGGGGAAATAGGCTTCATTGCGCTCCATATTCATAGTGCGGTTACGGATAAAGCATTAAGAGATATTAATAAGCATAATAAGTTAATTTCCCGTTTCGTTGAAATTATTGAGGATGAATTAGACATTAAGATGGACCGTAGCCAGGTTGATTATAACCGTCTTATTCAACATTTGCACCGTGCGATAGATCGGGTTCACCATGGCGAATCATTAGGAAAAGAAAACCGATTAGCGGAATTGTTGAAAAATGAATATCCGGTATGCTATAATCTTGCTTGGAAGTTGATAAAAGTGATGCAGAAACAATTAAATAAACCTGTAGATGAATCTGAAGTATTGTACTTAACGATTCACTTACAACGATTATCCAATAAATCTTAACATACGTGTTACTGATTCGATCAGGCATGAGTATTAAAGAGTTTTATGGGCAAAGTATGGAATGGAATGTATCCGTTTCCGTATTTTTCCGACTCTTTTACTCATGCCTTTTTCTTTTGCCCTTATCATATTCCGTATCTGTATCACTACAAAAAAGGAGGAGCTTTTATGTTTAAAAATGCATTTGGTACCTTACAAAAAGTCGGTAAGGCCCTCATGTTACCGGTAGCCTTGCTACCTGCTGCAGGTATTTTACTTGCTTTCGGAACGAGCTTTGCTCAAGAACAATGGATTGATAAATTTCCATGGTTTGGAAATCCAGTTGTCCTAAAAGTCTTAGAAGTGATGGCGGCGGCTGGTGGAGTCGTTTTCGATAATCTGCCGTTACTATTTGCCGTTGGGGTAGCCATCGGGCTAGCTGGTGGAGATGGTGTTGCAGGTCTTGCTGCGATTATCGGGTATCTCATTATGAATAAAACAATGGGAGTTTTTGGTGGGGTTACAGCAGAAATGACTGACAACCCAGCATATGCTGCCGTTCTAGGTATCCCAACCCTGCAAACAGGTGTTTTTGGTGGTATTATTGTCGGGGTTCTCGCCTCGTATATGTATCGAAGATTTTTCAATATTGAGTTGCCACAGTTTTTAGGATTCTTTGCTGGTAAACGATTTGTGCCAATTATCACAGCGTTCTCATCTGTCTTTTTGGGGATTTTAATGTACTGGATATGGCCATTTGCACAAGAAGGCCTTAATAACTTATCTCACTTAATGCTCGATACAAACCGTACAGTTTCTACATTCGTGTTTGGTGTAATTGAACGTGCATTGATTCCATTTGGTTTACATCATATTTTCTACTCTCCATTCTGGTTTGAGTTCGGTCAATATACGAGCGCGGCAGGAGAGCTTGTACGTGGTGATCAAAGTATTTTCTTCGCTCAGCTGAAAGATGGAGTAGAATTCACCGCTGGTAACTTTATGACGGGTAAGTTCCCGTTCATGATGTTTGGTTTACCAGCTGCAGCATTGGCGATTTACCACACAGCTAAACCAGAAAGAAAGAAAGTTGTAGCTGGTATCATGGGTTCTGCCGCTTTAACTTCTTTCCTAACAGGTATTACAGAGCCGATTGAATTCTCATTCCTATTCGTGGCTCCATTATTATTTGCGATTCACACTGTTTTTGCTGGTCTATCCTTTATGACGATGTATCTTCTAGACGTCAAAATTGGGATGACTTTCTCTGGTGGTTTAATCGACTTCCTGTTATTCGGTGTTATGCCGAACCGAACGGACTGGTGGTGGGTAATCATCATTGGTCTTGTATTCTCTGTGATCTATTACTTTGGATTCCGTTGGGCGATTCTTAAGTTCAACCTTGCAACGCCAGGTCGCGAAGACGAAATGGATGACGATGGAGACGTAGCTGAAGTAGGAGATCTTCCGTATGAAGTCCTTTCAGCAATGGGTGGTCAAGAGAACATTACGAACCTAGATGCATGTATTACACGACTACGTGTTAGTGTTGATGACATTAAAAATGTCGACAAGAACCGTTTGAAAAAATTAGGGGCTTCTGGTGTCATGGAAGTCGGAAATAACATTCAAGCTATTTTCGGGCCAAAATCTGACACGTTACGTGGACAAATCCAAGATATTATCGATGGAAAAACACCGCGTAAACAAGAAGATATATCTAAAATTCTGGATGAAGCGAATGATGCTGTTACTCCAATGACTGCAGATTTAGATTTCGTTAGTCCTATTACAGGGGAAATTATGAGCATCACTGATGTTCCAGATCAAGTATTCTCTGAAAAAATGATGGGCGATGGATTTGCAATTAAGCCATCAGAAGGTACCATTGTTTCACCGGTAAACGGAAAAATCGTGAACATTTTCCCTACAAAGCATGCGATTGGCATTATGGCGGAGAATGGAACAGAGATCTTAATCCATATCGGTATTGATACTGTAAACCTAAAAGGGGAAGGCTTTACTGCGAAAGTTGAAGAAGGCGCTGAGGTGAAGCAAGGTCAAGCTCTAATGGAAGTAGACCTAGCATACATTGAGGAAAACGCAACTTCTACTGTAACACCAGTTATCTTCACGAACCTTTCAGAAGGTCAGTCTGTAGAATTGAAAGCAAAAGGTACCGTTCAACAGACAGATAAAGATATCCTTGCTATTAAATAAGAGAAGCATTACCCTCCACTTTCTTAATGGTGGAGGGTTTTTCTTTATACGGGAAGAGAGTATAGGTCGAGACTAGGAAGAGAAATGGCTCCGCTCAGGTAAGCGACTACCCGCAGCATAAATCAACCTAGTCTACGCTTTTTAAAAAAAATGGGCTAAGTGTCTTCTTGCCTTTTAATTAGAGAGTGATGACCGCAGCACAAGGTATCCTCCGTTTTAATTGGGCAATCCCCCTATGATATAATGAGAGCATTCTAATAGAGAAAAAGGAAACACTTACCTATGGAACAGACAACGAAGCAATTGTTTAGAGGTGCTTTATTACTCACTATTGCAGGACTCATTAGTAAAATCATTAGTGCTGGCTACCGGATTCCACTTCAAAATATTACAGGGGATCTGGGTTTTTATATGTATCAACAGGTTTATCCGATTTTAGGAATATCCCTTACACTTTCTTTATATGGCTTTCCGGCTGCTATTTCAAAGCTTGTGGCAAGTCGCAAGGAAGAGGGAGAGTGGTTATCTGTAAGGAGCTTCTACATTCCGTTGTTTGGATTGCTTTTTTTCATAAATGGGATATTGTTTATTATCCTTTATTTTGGCTCTAACAAAATAGCAGCTTGGATGGGGGATCCGAACCTTGCGCAAGCATTTCGGGTAGCCGCTTTTCCCTTTTTACTTGTACCGTTTACCTCATTATTTCGTGGGGTGTCTCAAGGACTTAATGATATGAGGCCCACTGCTACTTCTCAAGTGTTGGAACAGATTATAAGGGTTATTGTCATTCTATTTTTTGCAGTTATAGTCGTCCAAGCTAATGGAGACTTATATGGCGTTGCAGTAGGGGCGGGAATAGGAGCAACAATTGCGGCAGGAATTGCAGCTTGTTGGTTGGCGTGGATGTGGCTTCGTTCACAAGAATTCACGTGGCAGAAAATGAGCTTTTCGTGGAGGACATATAGTCAAACCATTTTTGGTTACGGATTTTTCATTTGTCTAAACTATATGATGTTGCTATTGCTTCAACTAGCGGATTCCTTAACTGTTGTGAATGGGTTAATAGACCACGGTTTACCTACGTTAGGAGCAAAGGAATGGAAGGGAGTATTGGACAGGGGTTATCCACTCGTTCAGTTAGGCACCGTTTTAGGATCGTCTTTAGCCTTGGCCTTGATTCCATCCGTAACGAAGAAGCGTTACCAGCGTGCACCCAAGTCCTTTCAGTTGCATATGGAAAGCGCGCTTCGTTTTAGTATATACATAGCAAGCGCTTGTTCTTTTGGATTGATGGCGATCATGCCTTTAGCTAACCAAATGCTCTACGAAACGAATGAAGGTGTACAAAGTCTTCAAGTATTAGCCTTTACAATCCTTTTTGCATCCACTGCTTTAACGGCATCATCTATTTTACAAGGATTAGGATTCATCTATCGTACGGCAGTCTTTGTCATGATTGCCTTTTTTATAAAGTATATCGGTAATCTGATGTTCATTCCGCAATTTGGCATCATGGGGTCTGCTCTCGCAACGGTATTTGCGGTATTTATGTTATGTATGATCAATGTTTACGTATTGAAGAGGAAAGTAGCGGGAATTCGATGGTTTCCGATTCCATTCGCACGCTTCGCTATCTCTTTGCTTATCATGACTGGGTTTGTTTTCGCGATGAACAAGGTTTATGCATACAGCCCATTTCTCAATAGTCGGATAGAGACTGCCTTGTTTGTGGTCTTTACTTGTGTCCTTGCCGCTTTTTTATACTTTGTTTTACTCATCCGTCTGCACGCCTTGGAAGAGTCTGATCTTCGAGAGCTGCCATTTGCGGATCTACTTATAGAAATTCAGAGATGGAGGTTTCGTCCATGAATCAAATAGAAGTAATTGGATTAGGGGCAGGCGATATTGATCAATTGCCTTTGGGTATTTATAAAAAATTAACAACATCGCAAAAGCCGATTTTTGTTCGGACGGTGGACCATCCTGTTATTCAAACATTGGAACAAGAGGGTGTTACTTTTAAAGGGTATGATTCCGTCTATGAGGCGCATGCGGAATTTGGGGATGTCTATCAAGCGATTGTAGAAGACCTTCTTCATCAGGCGAAGAGTGACTCGCTAATCTATGCCGTACCGGGTCACCCTATGCTAGCAGAAAAAACAGTGCAATTATTAGAGGATCAAACCGAAGTTAACGTGACGATTGTTGGTGGTCAAAGCTATTTAGATGATTTATTCACAGCTTTAAGAATGGATCCCATCGAAGGCTTTCAATTCGTGGATGCCACCTCCTTTAGCCGATTTGAATTAAATTACTTGCAGCATATTGTCTTTTGCCAAGTATATGATTCCTTCGTCGCATCAGAGGTGAAGCTTGCCCTACTAGAAGATTTAAATCCGGAGCATCCAATTACCATTGTCGATGCAGTAGGTAGTAACCAAGAGAAAATACTTCGTGTCCCGTTAGTAGAATTAGATCAGACGGTAAGCCTCAGTAATTTAACGAGTATTTATGTTCCCCCAGTAAAGAGGGAGCAGCTTCCACATCAATTTTTCCGTCTTCGCGAGGTCATTGCCCAATTACGGGGGCCTAATGGCTGTCCTTGGGATAAGGAACAAACCCATGAATCACTGCGCAACTATTTGTTAGAGGAAGCATATGAATTTATAGAAGCGGTAGATGACCTTGATGATGATGGAATGATTGAAGAACTAGGAGACGTTTTACTACAGGTCATGCTTCATAGCCAGATAGGGGAAGATGAAGGGTACTTTACAGTCGATGATGTCATTGAATCGATCACGGAGAAAATGATTAGAAGACACCCACACGTGTTTGGCGATACTGTTGCTTCCTCATCGGAAAAGGTTGTCCAAAATTGGGACGAAATCAAAAGAGCAGAAAAAACGGAACGAACTTCCCTGATGGATGCCGTTCCGAAACATATGTCAGGCTTACTTGAGGCTGAACAAATTCAAAAGCAAGCAGCAAAGGTTGGATTCGATTGGCAGGATCCTGAACCTATGTGGGAGAAAATAAAAGAAGAAATGGAAGAAGTGAAACAAGCGATAGCTACCCAAGATGAAAAAGAAATAGAAAAAGAATTTGGTGATGTGTTATTTGCTATCGTCAATCTAACAAGATATTATAAAATAAATCCAGAACTTGCTGTTAAGCAAACCAACCGAAAATTTAAACAACGATTTACGTTTATGGAACAGGAAATAAAAAAGAACAATGAACAGCTTTCAGAATTAACATTAGAGCGATTAGATCAGTATTGGGATAAAGCAAAACAAGCAGAGCGAAAAGAGGGGAATTCATAATGAGACTGGACAAGTTTTTAAAGAATTCTAGGTTAATTAAGCGAAGAACATTGGCGAAAGAGGTAGCCGATCAAGGACGAATTACGATAAATGGAAATCCAGCGAAGGCTGCTTCCAATGTTAGCGTAGGAGATGAACTAAGGATCCAATTCGGACAAAAACTTGTAACGGTTCAAGTAGAGTCCTTGAAAGAAATTGTCCGCAAAGAAGAAGCAACCACTTTATATTCGATTAAAAAGGAAGAACCGGTTTCGCAAGATTAAGTTCTAAACTTGTCCCTCTATTCATACATTTGTAATGATAAAAGGAGGGGCTGTAGATTATGAACTATTATGAAAACAATCAATCCGTACGGGCGCAGGTAGAACATCACGTTAGAATGAGCAATAGAAGAACCCTTGATATTTCTGGTGTAAAGGAAGTCGACAGTTTTGACAATGAAGAGTTCTTGTTACAAACGGTTATGGGGTTTTTAATTGTTCGTGGTGAAAATCTTCAAATGAAAAATCTCGATTTGGAAGAAGGGAATGTGTCCATTAAAGGAAAGATTTACGAGCTTTCTTACTTAGAAGAGCAACATGGGGAGAAAGCTAAAGGACTCTTTAGCAAGCTGTTTAAATGACCTTAACCGTTCAATTCCTAACAATTATCTCCATGATCGCCGGAGGAATTTATTTAGGAATCGCGATTGAAACGTTTCGACGATTTGAGGGAGCTTGGAAAAAACGTAAAGTCTTTTCTTATATAATAGAAATCTGTTTTTGGCTGCTGCAATCGCTAATCTTGTTTTACTTATTGTTTCGAGTAAATCAAGGGGAACTTCGGTTTTATATACTTTTAGCTTTATTGTGTGGCTACTCAGCTTACAATGCTTTACTCAAAAGTTATTATCAACGGTTATTAGAGAGAATGATAGTCTCTTGTCTTTCGATTTATCGCTTCTTATATCGAATGGTTCACCTATTCTTTATTCGACCTATAATCCGTATTTTTCAGCTCATCCTCTCCATTTTATTTGCTCTATGGGGAGGATTAGTATGGGTAGCTGTTTTGTTGTACAAGATCGTATTCTATCCGATTCGACTGATTGGGATGTTCATATGGCGACTCGTACCGAAAAATGCGAAAAATAAAATATCCCATTTAGCAGGATTTTATAGTAAAATAAAGAATAAAATAGTCAACTGGAAACATTCAGATAAGAAGGATGAATAAGGAGGTAGCCAGTCGGTGACACGAAAAGAACAAAAATCCGTTGCAAGAATTAATTCTAGCTATATGAAGCAGTACGACGTTCATTTGAAAAGACAGCAGAAAAAGAGAAAAAGACTCTATCGCCGGCTAGTGCTATTTACGATACTAGCTATGCTCGTATTTGGTTCTCTTATTGCCTATCATGTAAATCAACAAATTGTATATGCAGAAAAGAAAGAACAATATGAGAAAATGAAAGAAGAAATGGCTTCCCTTGAAAAAGAAGAGCAGGATCTGAAACAGGAAGTCCAATTACTCCAAGATGAAGAATACGTGAAAGAAATTGCGCGAACCAATTATTTTTTCTCGAAAAAGGGAGAAATTATTTTTAAACTTCCTGAGGAAGACCCGTCTTATTGACACGCTTTTCAAAGCTTATATATAATATATAGGTGAGATATCTTTTAAACTTTTAAGGAGGAGCATTTTTTTTATGTCAATCGAAGTAGGCAGCAAGTTACAGGGTAAGGTAACCGGAATCACTAATTTTGGAGCATTCGTTGAGTTACCGGGTGGAACAACAGGGCTGGTTCATATTAGTGAGGTTGCTGATAACTACGTGAAAGACATTAATGAACATTTAACAGTCGGAGACGAAGTAACGGTTAAAGTCATTAATGTAGAAGATGATGGAAAGATCGGCTTATCCATTAAAAAGGCGAAAGAAACAGCAAATACTGGTCGCCGCAAGCCACACCAAAAAAATAACCGCGAACGCACAGAGACATTTGAGGCAAAAATGAATCGATTTCTTAAAGACTCCGAGGACCGTTTAGCTTCTTTGAAGAAGAATACGGAATCGAAACGCGGAGGTCGAGGAGCTAGAAAAGGTTAACCTTGCTGTCTATTGATGAGAGCGATATGATAAATGCCTTATTTATATAAACAACGGGTCGAAAACCGTATAGATAAAGCTGATACACAAAAGTATCAGCTTTTTTTAATGGAGAGAAAAACAAAAAACTAGTTCGAGACTAGGGAGCGGAATAGCGCTACTCCACTTTCCAGACACACTCAGCGGAAATATGGGTGGTTAATAAGGATGAGTGGGCTTGAACTGATATTTCTTACTTGATCAAAAAAAGAAGAACAGGGATAAACCTGTTCTTCTAAAAGATAGCGGCGGAGGGAATCGAACCCACGACCTCACGGGTATGAACCGTACGCTCTAGCCAGCTGAGCTACACCGCCATGTTAAAGTCACAAAGAATATATTACAACAGCTTTGATATCGTGTCAACCATCTTTTGTATCGGCTACCCATTTTCGTAAAAACAAGATACACTAGAAGTAGAAAAGGGGGATACAGATGATTGGTTTAGTCCGACATGGCGAAACAGACTGGAATGTGGCAGGGAAACTACAAGGGAAAACAGACGTACCTTTAAATGAACGCGGAATTGCCCAAGCAAAAGCATGTAAGGAACATTTTAAGCATGAGGATTGGGACCTATTAGTCTCGAGTCCTTTAAAACGAGCTAAGAAAACAGCTGAAATCATAAATGAAGCCCTCCAACTACCTTTTTATGAAATGGAGGACTTTAAAGAACGTTCTTTTGGAGAAGCAGAAGGGTTACTAGCAGAAGAGCGAAATAGCTTGTACCCAAATCGCGACTATCCTGGAGCGGAAAGCTTTGAGGCGTTTCAAGCTAGAGTGATGAACGGCTTAAGTTTATTAAACAGCAAATATCCAAACAAGCGAATCCTGCTCGTCGCTCATGGTGCCGTCATTGGATGTATCCTTTCCATATTGTCTAAAGGAACTTTAAATTCAAAGAACACGAGATTACATAATGCTGGTTGGAGTAGAATTCAATACATTGATGATGCATGGCAAGTACACGATGTGAATCAAGTCAATCACCTTACCAACTTATAAAAGGGAAGTGTTTTTGTGTCAGAAAAACTTGATGTTTGGTCTGAGGATGGGGCTTTTATTAAAGTGGAGGACCGGGAAACGGTCCATTTAGAAGGGTTATGGCATCAAACCTTTCATTGTTGGATTGTTCGAAATGAACTTGATCAACGAATGGTCCTTTTCCAGCTACGGCATCCGGAAAAGGATATTTCAGCAAACAAATTAGACATTAGTGCAGCGGGTCACTTAGAAGCAGGAGAAACTCCAGAGGATGGCGTCCGTGAACTGGAGGAGGAACTAGGTATTCACCTCGATTTCCATGACTTAATATCGGTGGGACTTATCAAAGAGACTATTGTAGAAAAGCCCTATGTGGATAGAGAGCGTTGCCATGTGTTCATTGGGCAATGTAATCAATCTACTTTGGAATATGCCGTGCAAGAAACAGAAGTTTCGGGGTTATTTGAAATACCAGCGAAGGATATGCTCGAGCTTTTGGAAGGGAAGCGAAAAACAGTAACGGGAGAAGGTTTTACCATACTGCACTCCACAAAGAGGCAAGAAACAAAAGACTTTATGATCGAGGACTTTGTTGCTCATCAGAAAAGCTATTATCAGGAAGTATTTCAGAGAATATTAGCTTTATAAAAGAAAAGAGGCCGGGATAAAACCGAAACTTTTCCCTGCAAAGAATAACGGTTATAGAACAAGAAGTTAAGAATGTTTAATGGTTATAGCCTCATTCGTATTTAATATAAAAATGCGACGTAAGTGGTGAAGCTATATGCCGGCGCTCCGGCAGAATACTCCGCTTTCCGCGGGCACGGCCTCAGCTTCCTCGGAAGAACCCCACTTCCTGCGGGATCTTCGGCTCGCGCTGTTCCCGCAGGAGTCTCCGCATTCTGCCTACGCTGGTAGGAACTTTCTACAAATGACAGTGGCTTTATCAATACTTAATATGTCGTTATGACCTGAAGAACGACTCTTTGAACGTGCATTTAACTTGATTCACTTTTCTTAGTATTGATAAGTTCTTTTGTCTCATTCTTTTATCTTGATTTTACTTCATTTCAGTGATAAATCTCTTTTGAAAATTTTCATCTAGTTCATTTATTATGGTATGTTGATTGGAGTGGAGGGTAATCGACTCCTACCATGAAAATAAAGTTCTAATATATGGAAAAATGGCAATACTAAGGTAGACGCAGCTCATTCATTTTTTTGAGGAGAGCGCCATATTCTAAGATCTAATGAAGTTGGAGAATAATTTTAAGACACTTTTGGTTCCACAATTGTCACTGTGTAACCTAAACTCTCTAATCTTCGTAGTGAATGCCTAACAACGGATTGTTGTCTTTGTTTGTCGAAGTAATCTTCTCCTAAATCTACATACATTTCTTTTCGTGTTAAGAGATAATAGGAGATTCGTAATATCGCATGAGCTACAACGATTCCTGCACGCTTTTTACCTTTACGTGAAGCTGTTCGCCGGTAAAGTGCACCAAGGTAGTTTTTGGATCCTCGAACAGAATGAGCTGCTTCAATCAGTGCTGATTTAAGATACTTGTTTCCATTCAACGTTTTAGATGATTTACGTTTTCCAGCACTTTGGTTATTTCCAGGAACTAATCCAGCCCATGAACACATTTGAGGTGCAGTAGGAAATTGCTCCTTTATATTTGTACCAAGCTCTGCAAGCATTTGTTCCGCCATTTTTCTCCCAATACCAGGAATGGAATCTAAACGGTCTATATCTTCTTGAGAGTCTTCCATCCTTTTCGCTATCTCTTTATCTAGTTTATCGATTTGATCCGTCAGGAAATCGATATGATCTAGAATCGTTTTTATCATGAACCGTTGGTGTTCTTGAACATACCCTTGAAGTGCGAGTTTCAATTCATCCTTTTTCTTCTTCATTACTCCTCTCGCAAAGGTTGTTAACTCTTCGAGATCATCATTTCCTTCGGATATGGATCGAAGCATATCACGAGCAGAAACTCCCATAATGTCAGAAACAACAGAACCAAGTTTGATATTAGCTCCTTCTAACACTTTTTGAATCCGATTATATTGTCTGGCACGCTCTTCAATAATACTTCGACGATAACGAACAAGTTCACGTAATTCTCGCTGGTTTCGATCAGGAATAAAACTAGCTTTAAGTAAACCGTGACGAAGTAATTTGGCTATCCATTCGGCATCTTTCACCTCCGTTTTACGCCCGGGGACAGCCTTAATGTGTTGAGCATTCACAACTAGATATTCAATATCTTCTGCTTCTAGTAGATTGACAATAGGTTTCCAGTAGACACTTGTACTTTCCATTGCCACATGGGTACACTTATGTTTCTTCACCCAGTCCACCAACTCAATTAGATATATGGTTTTAGTTGAAAAAGTTTCAATCTCCTTTCCTTCTGTTGTAATGGCACAAGCGGTAATGGTATCCTTGTGGACATCCATACCACAAGCATTCTCAATGATTACATCCATTGAAAACATCCTTTCTACGGCAAATAATAATGGAGGCTGGCGCAACAACCAGAATAGGGTTAATCTACCATGAGTGCTTCCCTTAAAGGGAGCAACAGTCTGTGATGCACCGTGGTCGAAGGAGTCAGACTGCGGGTAGGGCTCTCACGCACCAAGGAGTCTCGACCTTCCTCATCCAGCCGTAGCATCAGTATAGCCACACAATAACTATTTTCATTCTCTGTGGTGTATAGCTGTTTTCGCGATACATGAATGACTGCGGGAAAAGCACGAGTTGAAGACCCCGCAAAAAAGCGAACTTTGCTTTTTGAGGAGGCTGAAACCGTGCCCGCGGAAAGCGATTACCCGCAACGGAAATCAGCATCGCACACACACCGAGCAGTCACTAAACCGATGGTTTTGTAGTAACTTTTATTATTTCGTTACGTCGCATTTTATATATTTTCGCAATAATATTTTCAAAAGTACCCCAAAAGAAAAATCCGAATTGATTCGAATTCTAAATAAGAATTTCGAACCAGTTCGGATTTTGATATGATTAAATCATCATTGTCACAGAAGCTTCCGCTTTTCTTTCTAATTTGTTGGAGATTCGGACTGTTGATAGCTTTTAGCTAGTGCAGCTTCTTTTTCTTCTTCATCAGCTGAACGAACCCTTTTCAAGTAAAAAGATAGGACAAAACCCAAGATGGCAAAGCCAGTTGCAACCATGAAGGAATCGTTAATCCCTTCAATAGTAGCATGCTGCACCGCATAAGCCATTTGCTGATCGTTTGGAACGCCGTTCGGTAAGAATTCACTCATATGATCCTCACGACGATTACTCATGACCGTAACGAGGAAGGCTGTTCCTATTGCTCCAGAAACTTGACGAAGGGTATTCGCCATCGCTGTTCCATGGGAATATAAACGCATTGGCAATTGGTTTAAGCCTGCCGTCATAATTGGCATCATGATCATGGAAATCCCGACCATACGTGCACTATAAATGAACATCATATACCCATAGGTCGTTGAGTCAGATAGATCGGTTAAGCCAAACGTTGTTAGGGCAGTAATAAACAACCCGACTAAAGCGAGAGGTCTTGCCCCGATTTTATCAAATAGTTTCCCTGTAATAGGAGACATAACTGCAGAGATTAATGCTCCAGGTAGAAGTA from Radiobacillus kanasensis includes these protein-coding regions:
- a CDS encoding NUDIX hydrolase → MSEKLDVWSEDGAFIKVEDRETVHLEGLWHQTFHCWIVRNELDQRMVLFQLRHPEKDISANKLDISAAGHLEAGETPEDGVRELEEELGIHLDFHDLISVGLIKETIVEKPYVDRERCHVFIGQCNQSTLEYAVQETEVSGLFEIPAKDMLELLEGKRKTVTGEGFTILHSTKRQETKDFMIEDFVAHQKSYYQEVFQRILAL
- the yabQ gene encoding spore cortex biosynthesis protein YabQ, with the translated sequence MTLTVQFLTIISMIAGGIYLGIAIETFRRFEGAWKKRKVFSYIIEICFWLLQSLILFYLLFRVNQGELRFYILLALLCGYSAYNALLKSYYQRLLERMIVSCLSIYRFLYRMVHLFFIRPIIRIFQLILSILFALWGGLVWVAVLLYKIVFYPIRLIGMFIWRLVPKNAKNKISHLAGFYSKIKNKIVNWKHSDKKDE
- a CDS encoding S1 domain-containing RNA-binding protein; amino-acid sequence: MSIEVGSKLQGKVTGITNFGAFVELPGGTTGLVHISEVADNYVKDINEHLTVGDEVTVKVINVEDDGKIGLSIKKAKETANTGRRKPHQKNNRERTETFEAKMNRFLKDSEDRLASLKKNTESKRGGRGARKG
- a CDS encoding IS110 family RNA-guided transposase — protein: MDVIIENACGMDVHKDTITACAITTEGKEIETFSTKTIYLIELVDWVKKHKCTHVAMESTSVYWKPIVNLLEAEDIEYLVVNAQHIKAVPGRKTEVKDAEWIAKLLRHGLLKASFIPDRNQRELRELVRYRRSIIEERARQYNRIQKVLEGANIKLGSVVSDIMGVSARDMLRSISEGNDDLEELTTFARGVMKKKKDELKLALQGYVQEHQRFMIKTILDHIDFLTDQIDKLDKEIAKRMEDSQEDIDRLDSIPGIGRKMAEQMLAELGTNIKEQFPTAPQMCSWAGLVPGNNQSAGKRKSSKTLNGNKYLKSALIEAAHSVRGSKNYLGALYRRTASRKGKKRAGIVVAHAILRISYYLLTRKEMYVDLGEDYFDKQRQQSVVRHSLRRLESLGYTVTIVEPKVS
- a CDS encoding histidine phosphatase family protein; its protein translation is MQMIGLVRHGETDWNVAGKLQGKTDVPLNERGIAQAKACKEHFKHEDWDLLVSSPLKRAKKTAEIINEALQLPFYEMEDFKERSFGEAEGLLAEERNSLYPNRDYPGAESFEAFQARVMNGLSLLNSKYPNKRILLVAHGAVIGCILSILSKGTLNSKNTRLHNAGWSRIQYIDDAWQVHDVNQVNHLTNL
- a CDS encoding FtsB family cell division protein, with amino-acid sequence MTRKEQKSVARINSSYMKQYDVHLKRQQKKRKRLYRRLVLFTILAMLVFGSLIAYHVNQQIVYAEKKEQYEKMKEEMASLEKEEQDLKQEVQLLQDEEYVKEIARTNYFFSKKGEIIFKLPEEDPSY